A stretch of Homo sapiens chromosome 12, GRCh38.p14 Primary Assembly DNA encodes these proteins:
- the PRPF40B gene encoding pre-mRNA-processing factor 40 homolog B isoform 11 (isoform 11 is encoded by transcript variant 11) produces the protein MMPPPGIPPPFPPMGLPPMSQRPPAIPPMPPGILPPMLPPMGAPPPLTQIPGMVPPMMPGMLMPAVPVTAATAPGADTASSAVAGTGPPLLLSQCPWKEYKSDTGKPYYYNNQSKESRWTRPKDLDDLEVLVKQEAAGKQQQQLPQTLQPQPPQPQPDPPPVPPGPTPVPTGLLEPEPGGSEDCDVLEATQPLEQGFLQQLEEGPSSSGQHQPQQEEEESKPEPERSGLSWSNREKAKQAFKELLRDKAVPSNASWEQAMKMVVTDPRYRRAEQTFGELEVWAVVPERDRKEVYDDVLFFLAKKEKEQAKQLRRRNIQALKSILDGMSSVNFQTTWSQAQQYLMDNPSFAQDHQLQNMDKEDALICFEEHIRALEREEEEERERARLRERRQQRKNREAFQTFLDELHETGQLHSMSTWMELYPAVSTDVRFANMLGQPGSTPLDLFKFYVEELKARFHDEKKIIKDILKDRGFCVEVNTAFEDFAHVISFDKRAAALDAGNIKLTFNSLLEKAEAREREREKEEARRMRRREAAFRSMLRQAVPALELGTAWEEVRERFVCDSAFEQITLESERIRLFREFLQVLETECQHLHTKGRKHGRKGKKHHHKRSHSPSGSESEEEELPPPSLRPPKRRRRNPSESGSEPSSSLDSVESGGAALGGRGSPSSHLLGADHGLRKAKKPKKKTKKRRHKSNSPESETDPEEKAGKESDEKEQEQDKDRELQQAELPNRSPGFGIKKEKTGWDTSESELSEGELERRRRTLLQQLDDHQ, from the exons ATG ATGCCCCCTCCAGGGATCCCCCCACCCTTTCCTCCGATGGGGCTACCCCCCATGAGTCAGAGACCACCAGCTATCCCCCCCATGCCACCTGGCATCCTGCCCCCAATGCTTCCACCAATGGGGGCGCCACCACCACTCACACAG ATACCAGGAATGGTACCTCCGATGATGCCAGGAATGCTGATGCCAGCGGTGCCTGTCACCGCAGCG ACGGCTCCGGGTGCGGACACCGCCAGCT CTGCTGTGGCTGGGACAGGCCCTCCG CTGCTCCTGTCCCAATGTCCCTGGAAAGAGTACAAGTCGGACACAGGCAAACCTTATTACTATAACAACCAGAGTAAAGAGTCCCGCTGGACCCGGCCCAAGGATCTGGATGACCTAGAGG TTCTAGTCAAACAAGAGGCTGCAGG gaaacagcagcagcagctgccacAGACACTTCAGCCACAGCCACCTCAGCCACAGCCTGACCCCCCACCTGTGCCTCCTGGCCCCACCCCAGTGCCCACAGGCCTCCTGGAACCTGAGCCAGGTGGGAGTGAAGATTGTGATGTGTTGGAGGCCACCCAGCCCCTGGAACAGGGGTTCCTGCAGCAGCTGGAGGAGGGCCCCAGCAG TTCTGGACAGCATCAGccacagcaggaggaggaggaatcaaAGCCAGAACCAGAGAGGTCTGGCCTCAGTTGGAGCAACCGGGAGAAGGCAAAGCAGGCATTCAAGGAACTGCTGAGGGACAAG GCTGTCCCCTCCAATGCCTCATGGGAACAGGCCATGAAGATGGTGGTCACCGACCCCCGTTACAG GCGGGCAGAACAGACCTTTGGGGAGCTGGAGGTCTGGGCTGTGGTCCCTGAGAGGGATCGAAAAGAGGTTTATGATGATGTCCTCTTCTTCCTGGCCAAGAAGGAGAAG GAACAGGCCAAGCAGCTCCGGCGCCGCAATATCCAGGCCCTAAAGAGCATCCTGGATGGGATGAGTAGTGTCAACTTCCAAACCACGTGGTCCCAGGCCCAGCAGTACCTCATGGATAACCCCAGCTTTGCTCAGGACCATCAGCTGCAGA ACATGGACAAGGAAGATGCACTGATCTGTTTTGAGGAGCACATCCGAGCtttggagagggaagaggaggaggaacgGGAGCGGGCCCGGCTTCGGGAGCGACGCCAACAACGCAAGAATCGGGAGGCCTTCCAG aCCTTCCTGGACGAGCTGCATGAGACAGGGCAGCTGCACTCTATGTCCACCTGGATGGAGCTATATCCAGCAGTCAGCACTGATGTCCGCTTTGCCAACATGCTGGGCCAGCCGG GCTCCACCCCTCTGGACTTATTCAAGTTCTATGTGGAGGAGTTGAAGGCACGATTCCATGATGAAAAGAAGATCATTAAGGACATCCTTAAG GACCGGGGCTTCTGCGTGGAGGTGAACACGGCCTTTGAGGACTTCGCCCACGTCATAAGCTTTGACAAGAGGGCTGCCGCACTGGACGCAGGCAACATCAAGCTGACCTTCAATAGT CTGCTGGAGAAAGCAGAGGCACGGGAGAGGGAGCGGGAGAAGGAGGAGGCACGCAGGATGCGGCGCAGGGAAGCTGCCTTTCGAAGCATGCTGAGGCAGGCTGTGCCTGCTCTGGAGCTAGGCACTGCCTGGGAAGAG GTCCGTGAGCGTTTTGTGTGTGACTCAGCCTTTGAGCAGATCACCCTGGAGTCGGAGCGGATCCGGCTCTTCCGGGAGTTCCTACAGGTGCTGGAG ACTGAATGCCAGCACCTCCACACCAAAGGCCGAAAGCATGGCAGGAAAGGCAAGAAGCACCATCACAAGCGTTCCCACTCACCCTCA GGCTCTGAGTCAGAAGAAGAGGAGCTGCCCCCACCATCTCTCCGGCCCCCCAAGCGGAGGAGGCGGAACCCCTCAGAGTCAGGCTCTGAGCCCTCTTCCTCACTTGATTCAGTTGAAAGTGGGGGTGCTGCCCTTGGAGGACGGGGCTCCCCTTCCTCCCATCTTCTTGGAGCAG ATCATGGCCTTCGGAAAGccaagaaaccaaaaaagaaaactaagaagagAAGACACAAGTCG AATAGTCCTGAGAGTGAGACAGACCCTGAGGAGAAAGCTGGCAAGGAGAGCGATGAGAAAGAACAAGAACAGGACAAGGACAGGGAGCTCCAACAGGCAGAGCTCCCTAACCGTTCCCCAGGCTTTGGAATCAAGAAGGAGAAG ACAGGCTGGGACACGTCAGAAAGTGAGCTGAGTGAGGGTGAGCTGGAGAGGCGGCGGCGGACACTCCTACAGCAGCTGGATGATCACCAGTGA
- the PRPF40B gene encoding pre-mRNA-processing factor 40 homolog B isoform 3 (isoform 3 is encoded by transcript variant 3): MSVPDSGPRPPAAPAPFPPGPPMMPPPFMPPPGIPPPFPPMGLPPMSQRPPAIPPMPPGILPPMLPPMGAPPPLTQIPGMVPPMMPGMLMPAVPVTAATAPGADTASSAVAGTGPPRALWSEHVAPDGRIYYYNADDKQSVWEKPSVLKSKAELLLSQCPWKEYKSDTGKPYYYNNQSKESRWTRPKDLDDLEVLVKQEAAGKQQQQLPQTLQPQPPQPQPDPPPVPPGPTPVPTGLLEPEPGGSEDCDVLEATQPLEQGFLQQLEEGPSSSGQHQPQQEEEESKPEPERSGLSWSNREKAKQAFKELLRDKAVPSNASWEQAMKMVVTDPRYSALPKLSEKKQAFNAYKAQREKEEKEEARLRAKEAKQTLQHFLEQHERMTSTTRYRRAEQTFGELEVWAVVPERDRKEVYDDVLFFLAKKEKEQAKQLRRRNIQALKSILDGMSSVNFQTTWSQAQQYLMDNPSFAQDHQLQNMDKEDALICFEEHIRALEREEEEERERARLRERRQQRKNREAFQTFLDELHETGQLHSMSTWMELYPAVSTDVRFANMLGQPGSTPLDLFKFYVEELKARFHDEKKIIKDILKDRGFCVEVNTAFEDFAHVISFDKRAAALDAGNIKLTFNSLLEKAEAREREREKEEARRMRRREAAFRSMLRQAVPALELGTAWEEVRERFVCDSAFEQITLESERIRLFREFLQVLEQTECQHLHTKGRKHGRKGKKHHHKRSHSPSGSESEEEELPPPSLRPPKRRRRNPSESGSEPSSSLDSVESGGAALGGRGSPSSHLLGADHGLRKAKKPKKKTKKRRHKSNSPESETDPEEKAGKESDEKEQEQDKDRELQQAELPNRSPGFGIKKEKTGWDTSESELSEGELERRRRTLLQQLDDHQ, encoded by the exons ATG TCGGTTCCCGATTCTGGTCCCCGGCCCCCAGCAGCGCCTGCCCCCTTCCCACCGGGGCCCCCCATGATGCCACCACCCTTC ATGCCCCCTCCAGGGATCCCCCCACCCTTTCCTCCGATGGGGCTACCCCCCATGAGTCAGAGACCACCAGCTATCCCCCCCATGCCACCTGGCATCCTGCCCCCAATGCTTCCACCAATGGGGGCGCCACCACCACTCACACAG ATACCAGGAATGGTACCTCCGATGATGCCAGGAATGCTGATGCCAGCGGTGCCTGTCACCGCAGCG ACGGCTCCGGGTGCGGACACCGCCAGCT CTGCTGTGGCTGGGACAGGCCCTCCG aGGGCCCTATGGAGTGAGCATGTGGCCCCAGATGGGCGCATCTACTACTACAATGCTGACGACAAGCAGTCCGTGTGGGAGAAGCCCAGCGTGCTCAAGTCCAAGGCAGAG CTGCTCCTGTCCCAATGTCCCTGGAAAGAGTACAAGTCGGACACAGGCAAACCTTATTACTATAACAACCAGAGTAAAGAGTCCCGCTGGACCCGGCCCAAGGATCTGGATGACCTAGAGG TTCTAGTCAAACAAGAGGCTGCAGG gaaacagcagcagcagctgccacAGACACTTCAGCCACAGCCACCTCAGCCACAGCCTGACCCCCCACCTGTGCCTCCTGGCCCCACCCCAGTGCCCACAGGCCTCCTGGAACCTGAGCCAGGTGGGAGTGAAGATTGTGATGTGTTGGAGGCCACCCAGCCCCTGGAACAGGGGTTCCTGCAGCAGCTGGAGGAGGGCCCCAGCAG TTCTGGACAGCATCAGccacagcaggaggaggaggaatcaaAGCCAGAACCAGAGAGGTCTGGCCTCAGTTGGAGCAACCGGGAGAAGGCAAAGCAGGCATTCAAGGAACTGCTGAGGGACAAG GCTGTCCCCTCCAATGCCTCATGGGAACAGGCCATGAAGATGGTGGTCACCGACCCCCGTTACAG TGCCTTGCCTAAACTGAGTGAGAAAAAGCAGGCATTCAATGCCTACAAGGCGCAgcgggagaaggaggagaaggaggaggcccGGCTAAGGGCCAAAGAGGCCAAGCAGACCCTGCAGCATTTCCTGGAGCAGCATGAACGCATGACCTCCACCACCCGCTACCG GCGGGCAGAACAGACCTTTGGGGAGCTGGAGGTCTGGGCTGTGGTCCCTGAGAGGGATCGAAAAGAGGTTTATGATGATGTCCTCTTCTTCCTGGCCAAGAAGGAGAAG GAACAGGCCAAGCAGCTCCGGCGCCGCAATATCCAGGCCCTAAAGAGCATCCTGGATGGGATGAGTAGTGTCAACTTCCAAACCACGTGGTCCCAGGCCCAGCAGTACCTCATGGATAACCCCAGCTTTGCTCAGGACCATCAGCTGCAGA ACATGGACAAGGAAGATGCACTGATCTGTTTTGAGGAGCACATCCGAGCtttggagagggaagaggaggaggaacgGGAGCGGGCCCGGCTTCGGGAGCGACGCCAACAACGCAAGAATCGGGAGGCCTTCCAG aCCTTCCTGGACGAGCTGCATGAGACAGGGCAGCTGCACTCTATGTCCACCTGGATGGAGCTATATCCAGCAGTCAGCACTGATGTCCGCTTTGCCAACATGCTGGGCCAGCCGG GCTCCACCCCTCTGGACTTATTCAAGTTCTATGTGGAGGAGTTGAAGGCACGATTCCATGATGAAAAGAAGATCATTAAGGACATCCTTAAG GACCGGGGCTTCTGCGTGGAGGTGAACACGGCCTTTGAGGACTTCGCCCACGTCATAAGCTTTGACAAGAGGGCTGCCGCACTGGACGCAGGCAACATCAAGCTGACCTTCAATAGT CTGCTGGAGAAAGCAGAGGCACGGGAGAGGGAGCGGGAGAAGGAGGAGGCACGCAGGATGCGGCGCAGGGAAGCTGCCTTTCGAAGCATGCTGAGGCAGGCTGTGCCTGCTCTGGAGCTAGGCACTGCCTGGGAAGAG GTCCGTGAGCGTTTTGTGTGTGACTCAGCCTTTGAGCAGATCACCCTGGAGTCGGAGCGGATCCGGCTCTTCCGGGAGTTCCTACAGGTGCTGGAG CAGACTGAATGCCAGCACCTCCACACCAAAGGCCGAAAGCATGGCAGGAAAGGCAAGAAGCACCATCACAAGCGTTCCCACTCACCCTCA GGCTCTGAGTCAGAAGAAGAGGAGCTGCCCCCACCATCTCTCCGGCCCCCCAAGCGGAGGAGGCGGAACCCCTCAGAGTCAGGCTCTGAGCCCTCTTCCTCACTTGATTCAGTTGAAAGTGGGGGTGCTGCCCTTGGAGGACGGGGCTCCCCTTCCTCCCATCTTCTTGGAGCAG ATCATGGCCTTCGGAAAGccaagaaaccaaaaaagaaaactaagaagagAAGACACAAGTCG AATAGTCCTGAGAGTGAGACAGACCCTGAGGAGAAAGCTGGCAAGGAGAGCGATGAGAAAGAACAAGAACAGGACAAGGACAGGGAGCTCCAACAGGCAGAGCTCCCTAACCGTTCCCCAGGCTTTGGAATCAAGAAGGAGAAG ACAGGCTGGGACACGTCAGAAAGTGAGCTGAGTGAGGGTGAGCTGGAGAGGCGGCGGCGGACACTCCTACAGCAGCTGGATGATCACCAGTGA
- the PRPF40B gene encoding pre-mRNA-processing factor 40 homolog B isoform 1 (isoform 1 is encoded by transcript variant 1) — translation MSVPDSGPRPPAAPAPFPPGPPMMPPPFMPPPGIPPPFPPMGLPPMSQRPPAIPPMPPGILPPMLPPMGAPPPLTQIPGMVPPMMPGMLMPAVPVTAATAPGADTASSAVAGTGPPRALWSEHVAPDGRIYYYNADDKQSVWEKPSVLKSKAELLLSQCPWKEYKSDTGKPYYYNNQSKESRWTRPKDLDDLEVLVKQEAAGKQQQQLPQTLQPQPPQPQPDPPPVPPGPTPVPTGLLEPEPGGSEDCDVLEATQPLEQGFLQQLEEGPSSSGQHQPQQEEEESKPEPERSGLSWSNREKAKQAFKELLRDKAVPSNASWEQAMKMVVTDPRYSALPKLSEKKQAFNAYKAQREKEEKEEARLRAKEAKQTLQHFLEQHERMTSTTRYRRAEQTFGELEVWAVVPERDRKEVYDDVLFFLAKKEKEQAKQLRRRNIQALKSILDGMSSVNFQTTWSQAQQYLMDNPSFAQDHQLQNMDKEDALICFEEHIRALEREEEEERERARLRERRQQRKNREAFQTFLDELHETGQLHSMSTWMELYPAVSTDVRFANMLGQPGSTPLDLFKFYVEELKARFHDEKKIIKDILKDRGFCVEVNTAFEDFAHVISFDKRAAALDAGNIKLTFNSLLEKAEAREREREKEEARRMRRREAAFRSMLRQAVPALELGTAWEEVRERFVCDSAFEQITLESERIRLFREFLQVLETECQHLHTKGRKHGRKGKKHHHKRSHSPSGSESEEEELPPPSLRPPKRRRRNPSESGSEPSSSLDSVESGGAALGGRGSPSSHLLGADHGLRKAKKPKKKTKKRRHKSNSPESETDPEEKAGKESDEKEQEQDKDRELQQAELPNRSPGFGIKKEKTGWDTSESELSEGELERRRRTLLQQLDDHQ, via the exons ATG TCGGTTCCCGATTCTGGTCCCCGGCCCCCAGCAGCGCCTGCCCCCTTCCCACCGGGGCCCCCCATGATGCCACCACCCTTC ATGCCCCCTCCAGGGATCCCCCCACCCTTTCCTCCGATGGGGCTACCCCCCATGAGTCAGAGACCACCAGCTATCCCCCCCATGCCACCTGGCATCCTGCCCCCAATGCTTCCACCAATGGGGGCGCCACCACCACTCACACAG ATACCAGGAATGGTACCTCCGATGATGCCAGGAATGCTGATGCCAGCGGTGCCTGTCACCGCAGCG ACGGCTCCGGGTGCGGACACCGCCAGCT CTGCTGTGGCTGGGACAGGCCCTCCG aGGGCCCTATGGAGTGAGCATGTGGCCCCAGATGGGCGCATCTACTACTACAATGCTGACGACAAGCAGTCCGTGTGGGAGAAGCCCAGCGTGCTCAAGTCCAAGGCAGAG CTGCTCCTGTCCCAATGTCCCTGGAAAGAGTACAAGTCGGACACAGGCAAACCTTATTACTATAACAACCAGAGTAAAGAGTCCCGCTGGACCCGGCCCAAGGATCTGGATGACCTAGAGG TTCTAGTCAAACAAGAGGCTGCAGG gaaacagcagcagcagctgccacAGACACTTCAGCCACAGCCACCTCAGCCACAGCCTGACCCCCCACCTGTGCCTCCTGGCCCCACCCCAGTGCCCACAGGCCTCCTGGAACCTGAGCCAGGTGGGAGTGAAGATTGTGATGTGTTGGAGGCCACCCAGCCCCTGGAACAGGGGTTCCTGCAGCAGCTGGAGGAGGGCCCCAGCAG TTCTGGACAGCATCAGccacagcaggaggaggaggaatcaaAGCCAGAACCAGAGAGGTCTGGCCTCAGTTGGAGCAACCGGGAGAAGGCAAAGCAGGCATTCAAGGAACTGCTGAGGGACAAG GCTGTCCCCTCCAATGCCTCATGGGAACAGGCCATGAAGATGGTGGTCACCGACCCCCGTTACAG TGCCTTGCCTAAACTGAGTGAGAAAAAGCAGGCATTCAATGCCTACAAGGCGCAgcgggagaaggaggagaaggaggaggcccGGCTAAGGGCCAAAGAGGCCAAGCAGACCCTGCAGCATTTCCTGGAGCAGCATGAACGCATGACCTCCACCACCCGCTACCG GCGGGCAGAACAGACCTTTGGGGAGCTGGAGGTCTGGGCTGTGGTCCCTGAGAGGGATCGAAAAGAGGTTTATGATGATGTCCTCTTCTTCCTGGCCAAGAAGGAGAAG GAACAGGCCAAGCAGCTCCGGCGCCGCAATATCCAGGCCCTAAAGAGCATCCTGGATGGGATGAGTAGTGTCAACTTCCAAACCACGTGGTCCCAGGCCCAGCAGTACCTCATGGATAACCCCAGCTTTGCTCAGGACCATCAGCTGCAGA ACATGGACAAGGAAGATGCACTGATCTGTTTTGAGGAGCACATCCGAGCtttggagagggaagaggaggaggaacgGGAGCGGGCCCGGCTTCGGGAGCGACGCCAACAACGCAAGAATCGGGAGGCCTTCCAG aCCTTCCTGGACGAGCTGCATGAGACAGGGCAGCTGCACTCTATGTCCACCTGGATGGAGCTATATCCAGCAGTCAGCACTGATGTCCGCTTTGCCAACATGCTGGGCCAGCCGG GCTCCACCCCTCTGGACTTATTCAAGTTCTATGTGGAGGAGTTGAAGGCACGATTCCATGATGAAAAGAAGATCATTAAGGACATCCTTAAG GACCGGGGCTTCTGCGTGGAGGTGAACACGGCCTTTGAGGACTTCGCCCACGTCATAAGCTTTGACAAGAGGGCTGCCGCACTGGACGCAGGCAACATCAAGCTGACCTTCAATAGT CTGCTGGAGAAAGCAGAGGCACGGGAGAGGGAGCGGGAGAAGGAGGAGGCACGCAGGATGCGGCGCAGGGAAGCTGCCTTTCGAAGCATGCTGAGGCAGGCTGTGCCTGCTCTGGAGCTAGGCACTGCCTGGGAAGAG GTCCGTGAGCGTTTTGTGTGTGACTCAGCCTTTGAGCAGATCACCCTGGAGTCGGAGCGGATCCGGCTCTTCCGGGAGTTCCTACAGGTGCTGGAG ACTGAATGCCAGCACCTCCACACCAAAGGCCGAAAGCATGGCAGGAAAGGCAAGAAGCACCATCACAAGCGTTCCCACTCACCCTCA GGCTCTGAGTCAGAAGAAGAGGAGCTGCCCCCACCATCTCTCCGGCCCCCCAAGCGGAGGAGGCGGAACCCCTCAGAGTCAGGCTCTGAGCCCTCTTCCTCACTTGATTCAGTTGAAAGTGGGGGTGCTGCCCTTGGAGGACGGGGCTCCCCTTCCTCCCATCTTCTTGGAGCAG ATCATGGCCTTCGGAAAGccaagaaaccaaaaaagaaaactaagaagagAAGACACAAGTCG AATAGTCCTGAGAGTGAGACAGACCCTGAGGAGAAAGCTGGCAAGGAGAGCGATGAGAAAGAACAAGAACAGGACAAGGACAGGGAGCTCCAACAGGCAGAGCTCCCTAACCGTTCCCCAGGCTTTGGAATCAAGAAGGAGAAG ACAGGCTGGGACACGTCAGAAAGTGAGCTGAGTGAGGGTGAGCTGGAGAGGCGGCGGCGGACACTCCTACAGCAGCTGGATGATCACCAGTGA
- the PRPF40B gene encoding pre-mRNA-processing factor 40 homolog B isoform 7 (isoform 7 is encoded by transcript variant 7), with product MSVPDSGPRPPAAPAPFPPGPPMMPPPFMPPPGIPPPFPPMGLPPMSQRPPAIPPMPPGILPPMLPPMGAPPPLTQIPGMVPPMMPGMLMPAVPVTAATAPGADTASSAVAGTGPPLLLSQCPWKEYKSDTGKPYYYNNQSKESRWTRPKDLDDLEVLVKQEAAGKQQQQLPQTLQPQPPQPQPDPPPVPPGPTPVPTGLLEPEPGGSEDCDVLEATQPLEQGFLQQLEEGPSSSGQHQPQQEEEESKPEPERSGLSWSNREKAKQAFKELLRDKAVPSNASWEQAMKMVVTDPRYSALPKLSEKKQAFNAYKAQREKEEKEEARLRAKEAKQTLQHFLEQHERMTSTTRYRRAEQTFGELEVWAVVPERDRKEVYDDVLFFLAKKEKEQAKQLRRRNIQALKSILDGMSSVNFQTTWSQAQQYLMDNPSFAQDHQLQNMDKEDALICFEEHIRALEREEEEERERARLRERRQQRKNREAFQTFLDELHETGQLHSMSTWMELYPAVSTDVRFANMLGQPGSTPLDLFKFYVEELKARFHDEKKIIKDILKDRGFCVEVNTAFEDFAHVISFDKRAAALDAGNIKLTFNSLLEKAEAREREREKEEARRMRRREAAFRSMLRQAVPALELGTAWEEVRERFVCDSAFEQITLESERIRLFREFLQVLEQTECQHLHTKGRKHGRKGKKHHHKRSHSPSGSESEEEELPPPSLRPPKRRRRNPSESGSEPSSSLDSVESGGAALGGRGSPSSHLLGADHGLRKAKKPKKKTKKRRHKSNSPESETDPEEKAGKESDEKEQEQDKDRELQQAELPNRSPGFGIKKEKTGWDTSESELSEGELERRRRTLLQQLDDHQ from the exons ATG TCGGTTCCCGATTCTGGTCCCCGGCCCCCAGCAGCGCCTGCCCCCTTCCCACCGGGGCCCCCCATGATGCCACCACCCTTC ATGCCCCCTCCAGGGATCCCCCCACCCTTTCCTCCGATGGGGCTACCCCCCATGAGTCAGAGACCACCAGCTATCCCCCCCATGCCACCTGGCATCCTGCCCCCAATGCTTCCACCAATGGGGGCGCCACCACCACTCACACAG ATACCAGGAATGGTACCTCCGATGATGCCAGGAATGCTGATGCCAGCGGTGCCTGTCACCGCAGCG ACGGCTCCGGGTGCGGACACCGCCAGCT CTGCTGTGGCTGGGACAGGCCCTCCG CTGCTCCTGTCCCAATGTCCCTGGAAAGAGTACAAGTCGGACACAGGCAAACCTTATTACTATAACAACCAGAGTAAAGAGTCCCGCTGGACCCGGCCCAAGGATCTGGATGACCTAGAGG TTCTAGTCAAACAAGAGGCTGCAGG gaaacagcagcagcagctgccacAGACACTTCAGCCACAGCCACCTCAGCCACAGCCTGACCCCCCACCTGTGCCTCCTGGCCCCACCCCAGTGCCCACAGGCCTCCTGGAACCTGAGCCAGGTGGGAGTGAAGATTGTGATGTGTTGGAGGCCACCCAGCCCCTGGAACAGGGGTTCCTGCAGCAGCTGGAGGAGGGCCCCAGCAG TTCTGGACAGCATCAGccacagcaggaggaggaggaatcaaAGCCAGAACCAGAGAGGTCTGGCCTCAGTTGGAGCAACCGGGAGAAGGCAAAGCAGGCATTCAAGGAACTGCTGAGGGACAAG GCTGTCCCCTCCAATGCCTCATGGGAACAGGCCATGAAGATGGTGGTCACCGACCCCCGTTACAG TGCCTTGCCTAAACTGAGTGAGAAAAAGCAGGCATTCAATGCCTACAAGGCGCAgcgggagaaggaggagaaggaggaggcccGGCTAAGGGCCAAAGAGGCCAAGCAGACCCTGCAGCATTTCCTGGAGCAGCATGAACGCATGACCTCCACCACCCGCTACCG GCGGGCAGAACAGACCTTTGGGGAGCTGGAGGTCTGGGCTGTGGTCCCTGAGAGGGATCGAAAAGAGGTTTATGATGATGTCCTCTTCTTCCTGGCCAAGAAGGAGAAG GAACAGGCCAAGCAGCTCCGGCGCCGCAATATCCAGGCCCTAAAGAGCATCCTGGATGGGATGAGTAGTGTCAACTTCCAAACCACGTGGTCCCAGGCCCAGCAGTACCTCATGGATAACCCCAGCTTTGCTCAGGACCATCAGCTGCAGA ACATGGACAAGGAAGATGCACTGATCTGTTTTGAGGAGCACATCCGAGCtttggagagggaagaggaggaggaacgGGAGCGGGCCCGGCTTCGGGAGCGACGCCAACAACGCAAGAATCGGGAGGCCTTCCAG aCCTTCCTGGACGAGCTGCATGAGACAGGGCAGCTGCACTCTATGTCCACCTGGATGGAGCTATATCCAGCAGTCAGCACTGATGTCCGCTTTGCCAACATGCTGGGCCAGCCGG GCTCCACCCCTCTGGACTTATTCAAGTTCTATGTGGAGGAGTTGAAGGCACGATTCCATGATGAAAAGAAGATCATTAAGGACATCCTTAAG GACCGGGGCTTCTGCGTGGAGGTGAACACGGCCTTTGAGGACTTCGCCCACGTCATAAGCTTTGACAAGAGGGCTGCCGCACTGGACGCAGGCAACATCAAGCTGACCTTCAATAGT CTGCTGGAGAAAGCAGAGGCACGGGAGAGGGAGCGGGAGAAGGAGGAGGCACGCAGGATGCGGCGCAGGGAAGCTGCCTTTCGAAGCATGCTGAGGCAGGCTGTGCCTGCTCTGGAGCTAGGCACTGCCTGGGAAGAG GTCCGTGAGCGTTTTGTGTGTGACTCAGCCTTTGAGCAGATCACCCTGGAGTCGGAGCGGATCCGGCTCTTCCGGGAGTTCCTACAGGTGCTGGAG CAGACTGAATGCCAGCACCTCCACACCAAAGGCCGAAAGCATGGCAGGAAAGGCAAGAAGCACCATCACAAGCGTTCCCACTCACCCTCA GGCTCTGAGTCAGAAGAAGAGGAGCTGCCCCCACCATCTCTCCGGCCCCCCAAGCGGAGGAGGCGGAACCCCTCAGAGTCAGGCTCTGAGCCCTCTTCCTCACTTGATTCAGTTGAAAGTGGGGGTGCTGCCCTTGGAGGACGGGGCTCCCCTTCCTCCCATCTTCTTGGAGCAG ATCATGGCCTTCGGAAAGccaagaaaccaaaaaagaaaactaagaagagAAGACACAAGTCG AATAGTCCTGAGAGTGAGACAGACCCTGAGGAGAAAGCTGGCAAGGAGAGCGATGAGAAAGAACAAGAACAGGACAAGGACAGGGAGCTCCAACAGGCAGAGCTCCCTAACCGTTCCCCAGGCTTTGGAATCAAGAAGGAGAAG ACAGGCTGGGACACGTCAGAAAGTGAGCTGAGTGAGGGTGAGCTGGAGAGGCGGCGGCGGACACTCCTACAGCAGCTGGATGATCACCAGTGA